In Vibrio alginolyticus NBRC 15630 = ATCC 17749, one genomic interval encodes:
- the cobA gene encoding uroporphyrinogen-III C-methyltransferase has translation MEAPYQKSWFKKGQASQKQERSSRFSKHDQASKLNQLLKDHSVDLDASHKGFVSIVGAGPHDPDLLTVKAVKAIMSAEVLLYDRLVNKDILELASPQADWIYVGKRCGQPSIGQEEICDLMVSLAQQGKRVVRLKGGDPFVFGRGGEEALALVKHSIAYEVIPGITAAIGCSANSLIPLTHRGVARSVTFVTGQVVTGAFEAWSQLMQSGQTLVFYMGLEKSLQIQTGLINSGLRADFPVAIITHGCSPQQQVHVTQLNQLNDLSITLKGVSPALIVMGEVVKLREQLIETVQSVTEYEGI, from the coding sequence ATGGAAGCGCCTTATCAAAAGTCTTGGTTTAAGAAAGGACAAGCGAGTCAGAAACAAGAACGCTCGTCTCGCTTTTCTAAGCATGATCAAGCAAGCAAACTGAACCAACTTTTAAAAGACCATTCAGTAGACCTAGACGCGAGCCACAAAGGTTTTGTCTCGATTGTTGGAGCAGGGCCGCACGATCCTGACTTATTAACGGTGAAGGCAGTGAAAGCGATTATGTCGGCAGAGGTTCTGCTGTACGACCGTTTGGTTAACAAAGATATTTTGGAGTTGGCTTCGCCACAAGCTGATTGGATTTACGTGGGCAAAAGATGCGGACAACCTAGTATTGGTCAGGAAGAAATTTGTGACTTGATGGTATCGCTCGCTCAACAAGGAAAGCGAGTTGTACGCTTAAAAGGGGGAGATCCTTTTGTATTTGGCCGTGGAGGCGAAGAGGCGTTAGCACTCGTCAAACACTCAATCGCTTACGAAGTCATCCCTGGTATTACTGCTGCGATTGGATGTTCAGCAAACAGCTTGATTCCGCTGACTCATCGTGGCGTTGCTCGCAGCGTTACCTTTGTGACAGGGCAAGTGGTAACAGGCGCATTTGAAGCATGGAGTCAACTGATGCAAAGCGGACAAACGTTAGTCTTCTATATGGGGTTAGAAAAGTCATTGCAAATACAAACGGGATTAATCAACTCCGGTTTGAGAGCAGATTTCCCAGTCGCGATCATCACTCATGGTTGCAGCCCTCAACAACAAGTGCACGTTACACAACTCAATCAGCTCAATGATTTATCGATTACACTTAAAGGCGTGAGCCCAGCATTGATTGTGATGGGAGAAGTTGTCAAACTGCGCGAACAACTAATAGAAACCGTACAGTCAGTGACGGAATACGAGGGAATATGA
- a CDS encoding ABC transporter permease — protein MSSNVISLFPAKQVVNRSRLVLLPVIGLLIFLAMWHLAAREVQTSLGTLPGPVQTFQQFSNLVDDHWQEREKEQAFIERQEKRNAAKLAKNPDAEVKIRPYTGKPTFFDQIITSLVTVTAGFLLATVIAIPLGIVLGLNQGLYQAFNPIIQLLKPVSPLAWLPIVTMVVSATYVSDDPMFAKSFINSLITVALCSLWPTLINTAVGVTSVDKDLINVSKVLQLSWWQHIRTIVLPSAIPMIFTGLRLSLGIAWMVLIAAEMLAQNPGLGKFVWDEFQNGSSASLGRIMVAVITIGFIGLMLDRGMLQLQKWLSWNKQQALR, from the coding sequence ATGTCTAGTAATGTCATTTCCCTTTTTCCTGCTAAGCAGGTAGTGAACCGAAGTCGGTTGGTGCTTTTGCCCGTCATTGGCTTGCTGATCTTTTTGGCAATGTGGCACTTAGCAGCGAGAGAAGTGCAAACTTCATTAGGTACGCTACCGGGACCTGTGCAAACTTTTCAGCAGTTCAGCAACCTTGTCGATGACCATTGGCAAGAACGAGAAAAGGAACAAGCTTTTATCGAGCGTCAGGAAAAACGCAATGCTGCGAAGTTAGCCAAGAATCCGGACGCGGAAGTGAAGATTCGCCCCTACACAGGTAAACCGACGTTTTTCGACCAAATCATAACAAGCTTAGTGACCGTAACTGCGGGCTTTTTGCTGGCGACGGTTATCGCGATTCCGCTTGGCATCGTGCTTGGTCTTAATCAAGGGCTGTATCAAGCGTTCAACCCAATCATTCAATTGCTTAAGCCTGTTTCACCTTTAGCTTGGCTGCCTATCGTTACTATGGTTGTAAGTGCCACTTATGTGAGTGATGACCCGATGTTTGCTAAGTCGTTCATTAACTCTCTGATCACAGTAGCGCTATGTAGCTTATGGCCGACGCTGATTAATACCGCAGTGGGTGTAACGAGCGTTGATAAAGACTTAATCAACGTGAGTAAAGTGCTTCAACTTTCGTGGTGGCAGCACATCCGCACCATCGTATTACCTTCTGCCATTCCAATGATCTTCACCGGTTTACGTCTCTCTTTAGGTATCGCTTGGATGGTATTGATTGCAGCAGAAATGCTCGCGCAAAACCCAGGGTTAGGCAAGTTCGTTTGGGACGAGTTCCAAAACGGCAGTTCGGCATCATTGGGTCGCATCATGGTGGCAGTCATCACTATTGGTTTTATCGGTTTGATGCTCGATAGAGGCATGCTGCAACTTCAAAAGTGGCTGTCTTGGAATAAACAACAAGCGTTGAGATAA
- a CDS encoding dienelactone hydrolase family protein, which produces MVLKHTTPSEKASHPIPQEAFDWYDEYAHGKITRREFLNRLGGLAVLGFSMTALVDALTPNYALAEQVSFNDPDIKATYETFPSPNGHGEGRGYLVMPQKKTLKSPTVLVIHENRGLNPYIKDVARRLAKDGFIAFAPDALYPLGGYPGNDDEGRAMQKEMDRAKIEQDFIAAANFLKQYEGGNGKLGAVGFCFGGYIVNMLAAVMPEDLDAGVPFYGTPAAQEIQKQVKGPLMIHFAGLDKRVNDTWPAYEQQLIATDAQYQALMYENVNHGFHNDSTARYAPEEAALAWERTLGFFKEHLASS; this is translated from the coding sequence ATGGTTCTAAAGCATACCACTCCTAGTGAAAAGGCTTCTCATCCGATCCCGCAAGAAGCCTTCGATTGGTACGACGAATACGCCCACGGAAAAATCACGCGCCGTGAGTTTCTTAACAGGCTGGGTGGCCTTGCGGTGCTTGGCTTTAGCATGACAGCACTGGTCGATGCGTTAACCCCGAATTACGCACTCGCAGAACAAGTTTCATTTAACGATCCTGACATCAAAGCAACTTACGAAACCTTTCCATCTCCAAATGGGCATGGAGAAGGGCGTGGTTATTTGGTGATGCCACAGAAGAAGACCTTAAAATCGCCGACCGTGTTGGTGATTCATGAAAACCGAGGTCTGAACCCTTATATCAAAGATGTCGCAAGACGACTTGCAAAAGATGGCTTTATTGCTTTCGCTCCAGACGCACTTTATCCACTCGGCGGCTATCCGGGGAACGACGATGAAGGTCGCGCAATGCAGAAAGAGATGGACAGGGCCAAGATCGAACAAGACTTTATTGCAGCCGCTAACTTCCTTAAGCAATACGAGGGTGGCAACGGTAAATTGGGCGCGGTTGGATTCTGCTTCGGTGGATACATTGTCAACATGCTTGCCGCGGTAATGCCAGAAGATCTCGATGCAGGTGTGCCTTTCTATGGAACACCTGCTGCGCAAGAGATCCAAAAGCAAGTCAAAGGGCCATTGATGATTCACTTTGCAGGGCTCGATAAGCGTGTTAACGACACATGGCCTGCTTATGAGCAGCAATTGATCGCAACCGACGCACAGTATCAAGCGTTAATGTATGAGAACGTCAACCACGGCTTCCATAACGACTCAACAGCACGCTACGCACCGGAAGAAGCGGCGCTCGCTTGGGAACGTACACTCGGCTTCTTCAAAGAACATCTCGCCTCTAGTTAA
- a CDS encoding ANTAR domain-containing response regulator — protein sequence MTQSTSKTPIIVCCDSLQEQARLSGLLSKDYDNIIGCQLAQLETLMQREPSASVVVGWQQPTAELRLIVDFCRRKSAPLLIVLKQLSSNDINRLSEKMDYVLMPHDSEFALQPWIEHATLVRAKFESMQSEIESLTHKIEERKLVEKAKGLLMKMHSVDEEQAYKALRNSAMQSSQTLAQVAKNLITTLEVLD from the coding sequence ATGACTCAATCAACGTCAAAAACACCCATCATAGTATGCTGTGATAGCCTCCAAGAGCAGGCTCGATTGTCCGGCTTATTGAGCAAAGATTACGACAACATCATCGGCTGCCAATTGGCACAACTAGAAACGTTAATGCAACGAGAACCGTCGGCAAGCGTTGTGGTTGGATGGCAGCAACCAACCGCGGAACTGCGTTTGATCGTCGATTTCTGCCGCAGAAAATCGGCACCACTTCTTATCGTCTTAAAGCAATTATCATCCAATGATATCAATCGGTTATCAGAAAAAATGGACTATGTACTCATGCCGCACGATAGTGAATTTGCACTTCAACCTTGGATTGAACATGCGACATTAGTGAGAGCGAAATTCGAAAGTATGCAATCGGAAATTGAATCGCTGACCCACAAGATTGAAGAGCGCAAGCTGGTGGAAAAAGCCAAAGGTCTGCTGATGAAGATGCACAGCGTTGATGAAGAACAGGCTTATAAAGCGCTTAGAAATTCAGCCATGCAATCCAGCCAAACGCTCGCACAAGTTGCCAAGAATTTGATAACTACTTTGGAAGTGCTTGATTAG
- the nirB gene encoding nitrite reductase large subunit NirB has product MNSPLTIPVKNALSHIVVVGNGMVGQHLVEQLVQKNAHLEHRITVIGAERFIAYDRVQLSSLFAGKSHDDLMLSNQEWYDMHGIQLVLGSQVTGIDREQKRILLDGEDVLGYDQLVLATGSYPFVPPIEGKDRDNVFVYRTLDDLSQIKKACEGARTGAVIGGGLLGLEAANALKLLGLETHVIEFAPRLMPVQLDDGAGLVLKEKIEALGLTVHTSTGTERICDGETAKHRMVFKDKDPLEVDVIVFSAGIRPQDELARLAELEIGERGGIVINNQCQTSDENIYAIGECALWEQKIFGLVAPGCTMARTTADVLTGMPSEGFKGADMSTKLKLLGVDVASIGDAQMQTEGAQEMVLQDAVAGIYKKLVVDASGTQLLGAILVGDNSDYDALLQCYLNKTVLPDHAANLLFDTGMLDGEMPDSAIICSCHNVTKGDLVAEIQAGTTNLTDLKANTKAGTGCGGCNNMVKSVLDTQLAAMGVEVNNHLCAHFELSRQEMFHICQVEQIKDFDTLIALHGKGHGCDICKPTAASVFASLWNEHIMEPQHQSLQDSNDAFMANLQKDGSYSIVPRVPGGEITPDKLIVLGEVAQQYDLYTKITGGQRVDLFGAQLEQLPEIWQTLIDAGFETGHAYGKSVRTVKSCVGSTWCRYGVDDSVGLAIELENRYKGLRAPHKLKFAVSGCTRECAEAQSKDIGVIATENGWNLYVCGNGGMRPRHADLFASDLSKSELITMIDRVLMFYVSTADRLQRTSVWMENMEGGLDYLKQVILDDSLNLCDSLDEQMARVVDTYQCEWKSTLDNPQKLQRFRPFLNSTSGSKVLPYQRVRGQRIPVKQEV; this is encoded by the coding sequence ATGAACAGTCCTTTAACGATTCCAGTAAAGAACGCATTAAGCCACATCGTTGTGGTAGGCAACGGTATGGTCGGGCAACATCTCGTCGAGCAATTAGTGCAGAAAAACGCGCATTTGGAGCACAGAATTACCGTGATTGGTGCAGAGCGTTTTATCGCGTATGACCGTGTACAGTTGTCTTCTTTGTTTGCGGGTAAGTCTCATGATGATTTGATGCTGAGTAACCAAGAATGGTATGACATGCATGGCATCCAACTCGTACTTGGCAGCCAAGTAACAGGCATCGACAGAGAGCAAAAGCGCATTCTACTTGATGGTGAAGATGTGCTGGGTTACGACCAACTCGTGCTCGCGACCGGCTCGTACCCATTTGTGCCGCCAATTGAAGGTAAAGACCGCGACAACGTGTTTGTCTACCGCACGCTTGATGACCTTTCACAAATCAAAAAAGCATGTGAAGGCGCAAGAACGGGCGCAGTGATTGGCGGCGGCTTGTTGGGTTTAGAAGCGGCAAACGCACTTAAACTATTGGGGTTAGAAACTCACGTTATTGAATTTGCGCCTCGCCTGATGCCCGTGCAGTTAGACGATGGTGCTGGCTTAGTGCTAAAAGAGAAGATTGAAGCGCTAGGGCTAACCGTTCACACCTCAACGGGTACGGAACGAATCTGCGATGGTGAAACGGCTAAGCATCGTATGGTGTTTAAAGACAAAGATCCTCTCGAAGTGGATGTGATTGTCTTCTCCGCAGGCATTCGTCCTCAAGATGAGTTGGCAAGGCTGGCTGAGCTAGAAATAGGCGAGCGAGGCGGCATTGTGATTAACAACCAATGCCAAACCAGCGATGAGAACATTTATGCGATTGGCGAATGTGCCCTTTGGGAGCAGAAGATATTTGGTTTAGTCGCACCCGGTTGCACCATGGCGAGAACCACTGCCGATGTCCTGACTGGAATGCCAAGCGAAGGTTTTAAAGGTGCAGACATGAGCACCAAACTCAAGCTGCTTGGGGTGGATGTGGCGTCTATCGGCGATGCACAAATGCAAACCGAAGGCGCACAAGAAATGGTCTTGCAAGATGCGGTTGCAGGCATCTACAAAAAGTTGGTGGTTGATGCGAGTGGTACCCAATTACTTGGTGCGATTCTCGTCGGTGACAACAGTGACTACGATGCGCTTTTGCAGTGTTATTTGAACAAAACGGTCCTGCCAGATCACGCGGCGAACCTGCTGTTTGATACCGGAATGCTTGATGGAGAGATGCCAGACAGCGCCATTATCTGTTCTTGTCACAACGTCACAAAAGGTGACTTAGTTGCCGAGATACAAGCTGGCACCACCAACCTGACGGACCTTAAAGCCAACACCAAAGCCGGTACTGGCTGTGGTGGCTGTAACAATATGGTCAAGTCGGTATTGGATACTCAACTGGCAGCTATGGGGGTAGAGGTCAACAACCACCTTTGTGCGCACTTTGAGTTAAGTCGCCAAGAGATGTTCCATATTTGCCAAGTGGAACAAATCAAAGACTTCGACACCTTAATTGCACTGCATGGCAAAGGGCATGGGTGTGATATCTGTAAGCCGACAGCAGCATCTGTGTTTGCTTCTTTGTGGAATGAACACATCATGGAACCACAGCATCAATCTCTGCAAGATTCTAACGATGCCTTTATGGCAAACCTGCAAAAAGATGGCTCTTACTCGATTGTGCCTCGTGTTCCGGGCGGCGAAATTACACCAGACAAACTCATCGTGCTAGGCGAAGTTGCTCAGCAATATGATTTGTACACCAAGATCACTGGCGGTCAGCGCGTGGATTTATTTGGTGCGCAGTTAGAACAGCTTCCTGAAATCTGGCAAACCTTAATTGATGCTGGTTTTGAAACAGGGCACGCCTACGGAAAATCGGTCCGCACCGTGAAATCTTGCGTCGGTTCTACTTGGTGTCGCTATGGTGTTGATGACTCGGTCGGATTAGCTATTGAGTTAGAGAACCGCTACAAAGGATTGCGAGCGCCCCATAAGCTTAAGTTTGCCGTATCGGGCTGTACTCGCGAGTGTGCAGAAGCGCAAAGTAAAGACATTGGGGTGATCGCCACCGAAAACGGCTGGAATCTATACGTTTGCGGTAATGGCGGCATGAGACCAAGACACGCTGATTTATTTGCATCCGACTTATCCAAATCAGAGTTGATCACCATGATCGACCGAGTCTTGATGTTCTACGTCAGCACCGCTGATCGCTTGCAGCGCACGTCAGTGTGGATGGAGAACATGGAAGGGGGCCTAGATTACCTTAAACAAGTGATTTTGGATGACTCTCTGAAT
- a CDS encoding glycosyl transferase family protein, whose protein sequence is MSSILECIRTVGRGERGRKPLNFDQAFRVMDEYLNGECDDDQMAMLLMLIRVQNETQQEIAGFVKAFQSRMPAIGADIDWPCYAGKREAAGQPWHLLAAKILADNGHKVLMHGYHDRQSGRLHAEDYLDKFSINKAESAEDAKRVLETQNIVYLPLSSFAPQAEIMIGWKNRYGLRTPINTVVRALNPGQATVGIRGSFHPGFQQLHAEVEYEIGQTAHAVVSFKGQSGESEYNPKVSQTVWLSQTSGVTSHYWTEQMLSEVPMPANCPFGTSEDDMNQMANTVLATMTVVLFAQMHDREKAFERAFSYWQAYCGQQ, encoded by the coding sequence ATGAGCAGCATTTTGGAATGTATTAGAACAGTCGGTCGTGGCGAACGTGGTAGAAAACCACTGAACTTTGACCAAGCGTTTCGAGTTATGGATGAATACCTAAACGGTGAGTGCGACGACGATCAGATGGCAATGCTGTTGATGCTGATCCGCGTACAGAACGAGACTCAACAAGAAATCGCTGGCTTTGTGAAAGCATTCCAATCCCGCATGCCAGCTATTGGTGCAGATATTGACTGGCCATGTTATGCAGGCAAACGTGAAGCGGCAGGGCAGCCTTGGCACCTGTTGGCAGCCAAGATCCTCGCCGATAATGGTCATAAAGTGCTGATGCACGGCTATCACGACCGTCAATCTGGTCGTTTGCATGCCGAAGATTACCTCGATAAGTTTTCTATCAACAAAGCGGAATCAGCAGAAGACGCAAAGCGTGTGTTAGAAACACAAAACATTGTGTATCTGCCGCTGAGTTCGTTTGCACCCCAAGCAGAAATCATGATCGGTTGGAAGAATCGTTATGGGCTTAGAACGCCGATTAATACCGTGGTTCGAGCATTGAATCCGGGGCAGGCGACGGTTGGTATTCGTGGTAGCTTCCATCCGGGATTCCAACAACTTCATGCTGAAGTCGAATACGAGATTGGTCAAACCGCTCATGCCGTTGTGTCATTCAAAGGACAATCTGGTGAGTCAGAATACAACCCGAAAGTAAGTCAAACCGTATGGTTAAGCCAAACAAGCGGCGTGACATCGCACTACTGGACGGAGCAAATGCTGTCTGAGGTGCCAATGCCTGCGAACTGCCCGTTTGGGACGTCAGAAGATGACATGAACCAAATGGCGAATACGGTTCTCGCTACGATGACAGTGGTCTTGTTTGCACAAATGCACGACAGAGAAAAAGCATTCGAACGCGCCTTCTCTTACTGGCAAGCCTATTGCGGCCAGCAATAA
- a CDS encoding ABC transporter ATP-binding protein, whose translation MEKALLDLTRLGMRFPTPDGEFIALKNVDLQINKGEFVSLIGHSGCGKSTVLNLVAGLHMPTDGGVIVDGREVAGPGPDRAVVFQNHSLLPWLTVYQNVELALKQIAGKKGKAWIQEQVNHYLELIQMQHAAHKKPDEISGGMKQRVGIARALALQPKVLLMDEPFGALDALTRAHLQDALMKIQAELNNTVIMITHDVDEAVLLSDKIVMMTNGPAATIGEVLEVNLPRPRERVALADDAQYQKCRQAVLKFLYEKQSKVEIPASKEDKPKTAAQTA comes from the coding sequence ATGGAAAAAGCATTATTAGATCTAACGCGTTTAGGGATGCGATTCCCAACGCCAGATGGCGAGTTCATCGCGCTTAAGAACGTCGATTTACAAATCAATAAGGGCGAGTTTGTATCGCTGATTGGTCACTCTGGCTGTGGTAAATCAACGGTATTGAACTTAGTCGCGGGTCTGCACATGCCAACAGACGGCGGCGTAATCGTCGATGGACGAGAAGTTGCTGGACCGGGACCTGACCGCGCAGTGGTGTTTCAAAACCATTCATTATTACCTTGGCTCACCGTATATCAAAACGTTGAGCTCGCATTAAAACAAATTGCCGGTAAAAAGGGCAAAGCGTGGATTCAGGAACAAGTGAATCACTACTTGGAGTTGATTCAAATGCAGCATGCCGCGCACAAAAAGCCGGATGAAATCTCGGGTGGTATGAAGCAGCGAGTCGGCATTGCGAGAGCACTGGCACTTCAACCAAAGGTTTTATTGATGGATGAGCCATTTGGTGCGTTGGATGCGTTAACTCGTGCGCACTTACAGGATGCACTGATGAAGATTCAAGCCGAGCTAAACAACACCGTGATCATGATTACTCACGACGTGGATGAAGCGGTGTTGCTATCCGACAAAATCGTGATGATGACCAACGGACCGGCAGCGACCATTGGTGAAGTGTTGGAAGTGAATCTACCGCGTCCTCGCGAGCGTGTCGCACTGGCGGATGATGCGCAGTATCAGAAGTGTCGACAAGCCGTGCTGAAGTTCCTTTACGAGAAGCAATCCAAAGTCGAGATTCCTGCTTCGAAAGAAGACAAACCCAAAACCGCAGCGCAAACGGCATAA
- a CDS encoding CmpA/NrtA family ABC transporter substrate-binding protein, with amino-acid sequence MKWSSMLKVSAISLSVFTTVSVKAELGEPEIEDLKFGFIKLTDMAPLAVAYEKGFFEDEGLYVTLEAQANWKVLLDRVIDGELAGAHMLAGQPLGATIGVGTKAEVITAFSMDLNGNAITVSNDTWEQMKQYIPKQPDGKPVHPIKADALKPVVDSYLDKGKPFNMGMVFPVSTHNYELRYWLAAGGIHPGFYAPDSGDNSGQLDADVLLSVTPPPQMPATMEAGTIKGYCVGEPWNQQAVFKGIGTPVVTDYEIWKNNPEKVFGVSKAWAEKYPNTHIRVVKALIRAAHWLDENDNANRQEAVKMLSKSEYVGADAEVIANSMTGTFEYEKGDKRDVPDFNVFFRHNATYPYYSDAIWYLTQMRRWGQISSEKSDDWYMDVAKEVYRPDIYQQAAQALIEDGVLSKKDFPDFSAEDGFRAPQTHFIDNIVYDGREPNKYLEKFSIGLKGKDKV; translated from the coding sequence ATGAAATGGAGTTCGATGCTGAAAGTGTCAGCAATTTCGTTATCGGTATTCACCACGGTCAGCGTAAAGGCAGAGTTGGGTGAACCAGAAATTGAAGACCTGAAGTTTGGTTTTATTAAGTTAACCGATATGGCACCGCTGGCGGTTGCTTATGAGAAAGGCTTTTTTGAAGACGAAGGCTTGTACGTCACTTTAGAAGCACAAGCAAACTGGAAGGTGCTTTTAGACCGAGTCATCGATGGTGAGCTTGCTGGCGCGCACATGCTTGCTGGTCAGCCATTGGGCGCAACGATTGGTGTTGGCACAAAAGCAGAAGTAATTACCGCGTTCAGTATGGATTTGAACGGCAACGCAATCACGGTTTCCAATGATACTTGGGAACAGATGAAGCAGTACATTCCAAAACAACCAGATGGCAAACCAGTTCACCCAATCAAAGCGGATGCGCTGAAGCCTGTGGTCGACAGCTATCTGGATAAAGGCAAACCGTTCAACATGGGCATGGTGTTTCCTGTATCGACGCACAACTATGAGTTGCGATACTGGTTAGCGGCAGGGGGGATTCATCCAGGCTTTTACGCACCAGACTCAGGCGATAACAGTGGCCAGCTGGATGCTGATGTTCTTTTGAGTGTTACACCGCCACCACAAATGCCAGCCACAATGGAAGCGGGCACGATCAAAGGGTACTGCGTAGGTGAACCATGGAACCAACAAGCCGTATTCAAAGGTATTGGTACGCCAGTCGTGACCGATTACGAGATCTGGAAGAACAACCCAGAGAAAGTGTTTGGTGTTTCCAAAGCTTGGGCTGAGAAATATCCAAACACGCACATTCGCGTAGTGAAAGCCTTGATTCGAGCGGCACATTGGTTGGATGAAAACGACAATGCCAACCGCCAAGAAGCTGTGAAGATGCTATCAAAAAGCGAATATGTTGGAGCCGATGCCGAAGTTATCGCTAACTCAATGACCGGCACATTTGAATACGAGAAAGGCGACAAACGAGACGTGCCAGACTTCAATGTGTTCTTCCGTCATAACGCCACTTATCCGTATTACAGCGATGCGATTTGGTACCTGACCCAAATGCGCCGCTGGGGACAAATCTCAAGCGAGAAATCCGATGATTGGTACATGGATGTGGCAAAAGAGGTTTACCGTCCAGATATCTACCAACAAGCAGCTCAAGCGCTAATTGAAGATGGTGTGTTGAGCAAAAAAGACTTCCCAGACTTCAGCGCTGAAGATGGTTTTCGCGCGCCACAAACACACTTTATCGACAACATCGTTTATGACGGTCGCGAGCCAAATAAATATTTAGAGAAGTTCTCTATCGGGCTAAAAGGAAAAGACAAAGTTTAG